CCGGTTTCCCCCATCCGGCGAAGGAGCGAGGTGGCCACGCCTATCGACGCCGCTACCACCGACACGATAATTGCTGTCTTGAAGCCGTGGAGGAGGGTGGTGGAGGTATGACCGCCCTTGCTGGCTGCGTTGTTGACCGCGGTGACGATGGCGAGGACTAGCGCTCCCCCGAACTGGAACGACGTGTTCAAGAGACCACCGGCGAGGCCCTGTTCGTGTGGGGCTATACCGTTCGTGGCGGCCATGTTGAGTGGCCCGTAGGCGAGACCGAATCCGAGTCCGGCGAGGAGGAACGTGGGCAGCATGGCGGCCGCGTAGCTCGAACCGTGGCCGATCGGCAAGAACAGCGAGTAGGCGGTGACGGTGGAAGCCAGCCCGACGATGATGAGGCGGGGGATACCGAAGCGCTCGATCAGCAGTTGCAACCTCGGCGCGAGCACCGCGACGATCACGCCTGCCGGGAAGATGGACAGTCCGGCGTGCAGCGGAGACCAACCTCGGAGTTGCTGCATGTACAACATGGCAATGAACTGGAACCCGATCCACCCGCCGAACAAGGCCATCGCAGCGAAGTTGGCGCGGACGAGGGAGGAGGATCGAAGGATGCCTAGGCGTACCAAAGGCGCCTCGACGCGCTGCTCGTGCAAGACGAACCCCAGCAGTATCGCGATGGCCCCAGCGAACGAACCGACGGTACGACCGGTTGCCCATCCGACCTGGGGCGCTTCAACGACGGTGAACACGAGCAGCAGGACGGCGGTAGTAAGAGCGACCGCGCCGCTTACGTCGAACTTCTGGGTCAGGTTGGCCTTGCCTTCGGTGTTGGGCACGAACTTGACCGCACCGAGCAGGGTTATCGCGGCGACCGCGACCGGCACGAAGAAGACGTACCGCCAGCCGGCGGTCGAGAGTGCGCCGCCGAACACCAGACCGACAGAGAAGCCAGTCGCGCCGGTGGCGGTATAGACCGAGAGCGCCCGGTTACGGGCCGACCCCTCCGGAAAGGTCGTGGTGATGATCGATAGACCCGCTGGTGCTGTGAAGGCAGCGCTGATCCCCTTGACGAACCGGGTGGCGATCAGCATTCCTCCGGTGGTGGCGAGTCCGCCGAGACCGGATGCCACAAGGAAAACCCCGAGCGATACGAGGAACATTCGTCGTCGGCCCAGCAGGTCCGCCGCACGACCGCCGAGGAGAAGAAAGCCGCCGTAGCCGAGGACGTACGCGCTCACCACCCACTGGAGCGAACTGGTTGACATGTGCAGATCGGTGCGAATTGACGGCAACGCCACGCCGACCATCGATACGTCTAGAGCATCTAGGAACAAGGCGCCGCACAGGACCAAGAGCGAGGCCCAGGCGCTCCGTGAAAGTTGATTTGGCCCTTCGGCGCTGGCTTGGACTTGGTTCGCGGGCGCGACTGAAGAAGACATCGCAGGTTGCTCCTCTGAGGGGGATTGTTTCTAGGAAAAGGTTGCAACCGCCTTTAGTTCGGCGGTGGTGTATGTTTGATGAGCACCGTACAAGGATGTTCGATCTATGTCAAACAAGAAATCCAAGGACGAGACGAGCGTGCTTACGGTCCTGCAAGCGCTTTCGGATCCGGTCCGTTTAGACATCGTCAGACAACTCGCAGGATGTTCGGACGACTGCGGGATGACGTGCGGGAGCATCGAGATTCCCGTCACCAAGGCGACGGGAACCCACCACTTCAAGGTTCTCCTGGCGGCGGGGATCACGACCGAGCGAGAGGAGGGGAACCGCAAGTACATCCGGCTAAGGAGGGAGGAATTGAACGATCGGTTTCCCGGGTTGATCGACTTGGTGTTGAACAGCGAGTAGCTGGCCAGCTAGCCATCAGCGGTTAGCTCCGCCCTCCCCTGATCACCGCCGCCGGGCCGCTGGAAGCCTCGGGTGGGCGAATCGCGATTCGACAGCCGTACACAATCACCCGGCCTCGGGCGATAGCACGTTCGATTGATCAGCGGCTCAGGGCGAGGTCGTCGGAGGTTTCGTCGGGAGTGGTGGGGTGCGTGTCGTGTGGGTCTCCGGCGACCATGGCAGCGAGCAGGGAGAGGGCTTGGGCGCTCGGGCTGCCTGGCGCGACGTGGTAGAGGGTCAGTGTCTGGTGGTCGGTGTCGGGGATCGGCAGTTTTTGGAAGCTCAGCTCCATCGGGCCGATCAGGGGATGGTCGATGGCAACAGTGCCGCTGCGTTTGGGTCGGGCGTCGTGCCGCGCCCACAGCTGGCGGAAGCGCTCGCTTCGCACCGAGAGTTCTCCGACCAGTTCGTTGAGCCCGGGATCGTCCATGTCGGGCCCGACCTGGGCGCGCAGATGGGCGACGGCGGCCTGGGTGAGCCACTCCCAGTCTTGGTGAAGATCGCGCACGTGGGGGTCGAGGAACACGGCGCGGACGAGGTTGGTGCCCACAGCAAAGAAGTGCGGGAAAAGTGCAATGGCGAGAGGGTTGGCGACGAGCACGTCCGTGTAGCGGTTCTCGACGGCGGCGGGAGTGTCTGTCCAGGATTCGATCAGCTGCACGATGCCCGCGGGCACTTTCTCCGGTCGCTGATTTCGACGGCGCCTGGGGCGCGGGCGGCTGGCCAGGCGGTGGAGGTGGGCGGTGGCGTCGTCGTCGAGCTGCAGGGCCCGTGCGAGCGCGTCGAGAACCTGCGGGGAGGGATGCTGGTCGCGTCCCTGTTCGAGGCGGATGTAGTAGTCGGTGCTCACGCCGGCCAGCAACGCTACCTCCCCCCGTCGCAGCCCGGGCACCCGGCGACGGCCCTCGACAGCGGGCAGGCCGACGTCCTTCGGGCGGACCAGCTGACGACGAGCCCGAAGGTATTCGCCGATCAGGTTCTCACCTGCCACGCCAAAGACCATACGCCGAGCAGGCGGTGGGGAACATGGCCCTGCCGCTACCAGCCTCGACGGGTCTCTTGTGGGTGCGGGTCCCCGGCCGCACACTCGCCGCGTGACCGTCAGGAAGGTGCCACGTCCTCAAGACGTCGCGCCTGGGCCGTGTCGGTTCGAGGACCATCGGCCACGTTCGCCGAGCTTGATCCACACCATTGGTGGAGGTGAAAGGTGGGGAGCACCGATATGGACGGCAACCCGTCCGCCCAGGCAGCCCTCGTTCGGGAGATGAACGGGAAGCTCGAGGCCGGCAGCGCAACCGGACCGCCTGTCCGCAAGTTGTATGAGGACATGAGCGAGCCGACGCTGGGAACGATTTGGCACGCCGCCAGCGCGACCCCGATCACGGACCGACTTCTGGAGTGGCCCCCTGATGTCTTCGCGCTGACAAATGTGGTGCTGACGCGAGCGGAAGCGTTCCGCTACGCCCTCTCCGTTGAGGACTGGCCCCCCAGCGGGTTTGGCGAGTGGGCTGAGGCGGTCGAGGAGGCTGGCCGCCGATGGAGTGCCTGGGCCGAGGACCGGAGCGGCGCCCTGCCCGACCTGGTCGCCGCAGCGTGGAAGGTCTTTTGTGAGGGCGCCGACGTGTCGCTCGAGCAGCTGGCCACCCGGCGAGAGCACCGACTTCGTGAGGCGCTGTTGACGCTGCACGCCATCGCCGACGAGGCCTGCATCGGGCTGGGCGTGGCGCTGGACAGCTCCCACGCCGATGGGTGCGTGTATCGGGCCCGCGGCCGCGAGCTGCTGGCCCGCACCGGGTCGCTCGCCCGCATCGACGCCCGCGTCCTGCGCGTCCTGCCCAAGGTCATCACTCCGCCCACGGGACGGCTGGCGTTTTCCCGCTACGTCTGCGTTCAAGGCCCCGGCATCGACGCCCACTGGCACAAGATCCCGGCGCGCCATCGGGGTACCGACCTGCGCTCCGAGTACGCCACCTTGCTGTTGCTGCCGTGGCCGCTACGAGTGCAAGCATCCGACTTTCACCCGGTCGGCGATGTGCGGCGGCGGGCCAAGGACCCATATGGATTCTTCGAGTTCGCCCCCGCCGAAGGGCTCGACCTTGACCTGTTGGATCGGGTGCTGGTCGCTGCCCGCCAAGAGGCGGGCAGCGTCGACGTCGTCCTGCTGCCAGAGAGCGCCGTCGGCGAAGACGACATCGACGACGTCGAAACCCTGCTGGACCGCCACGGGGTGGTCAATCTGATAGCCGGGGTGCGCCAGACCACGCCACACTCGGGCCAGTTCCCCAACAATTGGCTGCACATGGGGTTCAACCCCAGACTCGAGAAGGGCGGGCGGGTGCCCAGCGAAGGACATCAACCGTGGTTTCACATACGCCAGAACAAACACCACCGCTGGTCGCTGGACGAAGACCAGGTGGAGCAGTACCACCTGGGCGGTGCCCTGCACCCCCACATCCGCTGGTGGGAAGCCATGGACGTACCCCGGAAGGAAATCCAGTTCGTCGAAGTAGCCGAACTGGTGCTGACCACGCTGGTGTGCGAGGACCTGGCCCACAACGACGAAATCGCGCAGCTCATCCGGTCGGTCGGCCCCACGTTGGTCATGAATATGCTGCTGGACGGGCCGCAGCTCCCCTCCCGCTGGACGGCCCGATACGCGAGCGTCCTGGCCGACGATCCCGGCTCGGCTGTCCTGACCCTGACCTCCTATGGGATGGTCGAGCGCTCCCGACCCGTCGGCCGAGACGCCTCTCGGGTCATCGCGCTATGGAAGGACCCCACCCGTGGCGTCCGCGAGATTCCGCTCGAGCCGGGCGCTCAGGGCGTTCTGCTAACCATCTGCATGGACCGCGCCACCCGCTACAGCGCCGACGGTCGGTGGCCAATCGACAACAGCACCTCCTGCTACGGCGTGGCCGTCCGCCAAGTCCACGCCGCCAACAACGACCCAGGCCCTGGAACACAACGCTCAGCGTCTACCGCCGCTAGCCAGCCGGTGCTGGAACTCGATGAGCTCACCATCCTCACTGCCTGGGCCGAGGGCGTATCGGAAGCGGCGGCCTACGCACCCGAGGGCATCGACCGGCTGCTGGCCGCCGCGGGCCCGGGGTCGACATGGCGAGCCGAGCTGCGCCTTCCGGAACCGGCCCCCTCACTCGCCGCCGCCATCGAATCGCTCGGCCGAGTGGTTCGAGCCGCCCCGCTACCAGCTGGCGCGACGACATTCGACGCCTTGCTCAGCGCAGCCACCTCGGATCACGCCGGCGCGACAACCCTAGACGCGGTGGCCCGACGGGCCTTGCTCTCCATGCTCGAAGAACGGCGCACCAGGCAACCCACCCAAGCCAGTGTCTCCCGCTGAGAACTCGCTCGGACGCTCATGTCCGGTCACTCCACGCCTGTTACGTTCATGCACTCCCACAGGCGTATGACAGCGTCGACTCGGGCTTTCTCGGTGACGGTGAAGTCCATGGTCGCCGGGCGCCGGCCCATAAGGGCGTCGGCTGATCCGGGGATCGGGACGACCAACTGCGGTCCGACATCGCTCTCGGCGAAGCCGGGGTCGTTGTCGGGGTCGTCGGGCGTCTGCTCGACAACCGACCATTCAGTGGCCGGGCACACTGCGGCGAGGCTGTCGATCAACTCGAGACCGGCTTCGCCTGCCTGGACCGAGACATTTCCGGTGTCGGTCCTGGTTCTGGCCCCGCGCTCGAGGGCGTCCAGCACCGCGGTTACCACGTCCACCGATTGGGCCGGCTCCATCTGGACGATGGTCGCCGCCGCCGTCATCGACAGGTCGGTGCCGAGATCATCGTGGGACGGCTCGGTCTGAAACTCGACGACAAAATCGTCAACCGCCGACGCGCCGTCGGTGCTGTGAACGTCGACTGAAAGGATGTTCCCGCCGTGCAGACCGATGACGGTCGCTACCTGGCCGAGAGCGCCCGCCCGGTCGGCGAGGCAAAGCCGGATACGCACGACGGAATTCACCGGCCGGACGGTACACGGCGTCCGCGGCCGGGGACCGAAATGGCGGCCAACATTCACACAAGCGCAATAGTTCCGTCGGCCGAACGAAATATTGACGTGGCCGCCGCATGCCGGCGGCCATCCGCCGCCCGATATATCGGCCCAAATGCGGCGACGACGTGGAGGCGCACGCATTTTCGGTATGAAGCCCCGACGGTGTTCGCGAAACGTTCATGCTCTGGTGACCCTCCGGAGACCGCGTGGCGGTTAGATGGCTTCGACGCCGACGTCCATCCTTCCCAGGAGACGAGGCGATCGCGCCGGGCGTGGCACCCGGGGTTCCATCCCCCCCGGGCGACCCGGGTGCCCCCGGCGATATCTGTAGCTCCACTCCTTGCTGGGCCAATGTCCGCATGGTCTGACTCTTCACACTGTCGAAACCAAGCCGTTACAGAACGTGAGGAACGTTTGGTGGGTGGGTGCGCTTCCGAGTTTCTCCGAGGTCGAGGGCACCGCCACCGACGACCGGCTGAGATGGTTCCAAACGGAGGTGCAAGGTCGACGAGCGGTCGGTGCAGTAGGAGGACGCCAGGGTCCACCTGTGCTGTTCCTTCACGGGTGGGCGCTCGGCAGCTACACCTACAAGCGGGCGCTCTCCCGCTTAGTGTCGCGTGGATGCCGGGTGTACGCCCCGGCGTTACCGTCTTTCGGCGGGACTGCCGGACTGCCCAGTTCTGAAACGACCCTCGATGGATACGCAGGTTGGGTGGCGGAATTCATGTGCACGGTCGGAGTCGATGAGCCGGCGATGGTGATCGGTCATTCGTTCGGCGGCGGGGTTGGCATCAAGCTCGCCGCTCAGCACCCAGACCTGGTGTCATATCTGGTTCTGCTCAACGCGGTCGGCGGCGTGTCGCCCAGACCTCCCTGGGACTGGGTGTCGGGGTTCGCTCGTGAACTGTGGCCTCTCACGTCGACAGTGGAGTTGATCGGTGCCGTACGGTCCGACCTCGTTCCTACTCTCACTGGCAACCCTTGCGGCGTCCTTCGAACGGCACTCCTGGCCCAACAAGCCGACCTTCGCGAGGAGGCACGGGAGTTGCGCGCCGAGGGGCTTCCAGTTCTGGTGCTCACCAGCCAGGGCGACGCGGTCGTTCCCCGGGCCGCATTTGAAACGTTGTGCAACGCTATCGGAACCCAGGGGCGGGTGGTCAAGGGCGGGCACACTTGGATGCTCGCCGATCCCGACTCCTTCGCGGCATCCATCGCGCCGGTCTTGGACGGACTGATCGCTAGCGACCGGAGATCGCGGGCCGCTTCTACGGCGAGCGATCTATCGGTGCTTCTCGCGACCATGCAGATGCCTCGACGACTGGCTTCGGACCTGGTCCGGAAGGCACCCCCCTTGTGGCTGCTGAGCGATTCCCCGTCGGTCCTGGCGGCCGACTTGGCATTGTGCCATCCGAAACTCCGCCCGCATGAAGTCCGGGCGGTCGCCCGTCCCATCGTCGATTCCGACGCCGTGAGGCTGGCCATTCTCACCACCGACAGAAAAGGACTATTGGCCGACAGCGCCGGAGTCCTCGCTGCCAGCGGTCTCTCCATTCTTCACGCCTCAGCCGCAACCTGGACCAGAAGGAACTTGGCTCTCCACTCGTTCATCATCGATGGAGGCCAATCGCTCACAGACGAAAGATGGAACGAACTGGGGCGCCGGCTCCAAGTCATGGCCGCCACCGTTCCACTCCCCGGCGCCAGAACTTCCGCTCCAGAACACGTCACGTCCCACGGCGGTGGTGGCGACCGACTTCTCGTGACCATAACCGTGCGCGACGAACCCGGAGCGCTATCAAACCTGTGCCGGAAGTTCTCCGATCACGGAATCAACATCGAGTCTCTCCACGCCCGGTCCGCTGGCGGCCGGGCAATCGACACCTTCTTGGTGTCGGGGATCAAGGACTCCGCCCAGGTTTCGAACATCTTCGAGGCCGAATCCTGGTCAGCGCCCCGCTCGCCAATCGTTGACCGCCGGGTGAACCAACGGAACTGGGATCCGAACCGTCGCCCGTCGTCCGCGCGCTTAAAGGTCGTGGTCAGCTAGTAGCACGAACCCGGCAGGCGAGTGACTCGACGGCCTCGCGGCAATCCGATAGCTCCTGGCCCCAAGCAACCACCTGCACTCCCTGCGCGGCCAGCGGCAGCGCTAGCGCCCTGGTCGTACCGCGGGATTCCTGAGTCGCCGCGCCGAACTTGCGTAGCGGATCGATGACTACGAGGGTCGAGATCGCCCGCGCGCCGTCAAGTACCGCACTGCTCCGCCAACCTGGCGCACGAGGACCAGCGGCGGTGTCCGATGACAGGAGCACCGATCCGGCGCCCGCGATCCGCAGCCTGCTCCGCCAGGTACCGGGCTCCTCACCGTGGCGTCCGATCACGAATTCGTCACGCCACGCAAGGCGGGCACCATCACCCATTCGGATGCGGGTATCAGCCACGTGGTCCGAGCCCGCAGCCGCCACGCCAGGCTCCGGGTTCCACATCAGAGTTGCCTCGCGGCCGATTCGAACGTTGATGACCATGGCCGAACGCTCGCAACCGGGACCAGGGCCCTTTCTGGCGAGGGTGGCGGACGTGGAACGCACTTCGGCATTGCATCCCGCCGCGACCGTCAAGCGGACCGAGAGCCGATCCCCGCCGATCGGGTGCGCACCTGCTCCCACCATCCATACCCCCCACTCTGTCGGGCGGAAGTAGAGCGCCCCCGAGCACCGCAGTTGCTCGACGATCGGGATCCCCCCATCCCCGCGCCCGAGGCGCAGACTTGCTGCGGAGCATTGGCTCACACCCGGGAGGCTTCGGCCAGGCATTTCTCGACCCAGTCGTGTACGCGCTCCACTCCTTCGCCTGTGCGCAACGAGATCATGCACACCGGGAGGTCCTTGCGTATGGCCTTGGCGTCGGTCTCCATCACCGAGAGGTTCGCTCCGACGAGGTCGGCCAGGTCGACCTTGTTGATGACGAGGAGGTCGGACCGGGTGACCCCCGGGCCGCCTTTCCTCGGCACCTTGTCT
This portion of the Acidimicrobiales bacterium genome encodes:
- a CDS encoding MFS transporter, with protein sequence MSSSVAPANQVQASAEGPNQLSRSAWASLLVLCGALFLDALDVSMVGVALPSIRTDLHMSTSSLQWVVSAYVLGYGGFLLLGGRAADLLGRRRMFLVSLGVFLVASGLGGLATTGGMLIATRFVKGISAAFTAPAGLSIITTTFPEGSARNRALSVYTATGATGFSVGLVFGGALSTAGWRYVFFVPVAVAAITLLGAVKFVPNTEGKANLTQKFDVSGAVALTTAVLLLVFTVVEAPQVGWATGRTVGSFAGAIAILLGFVLHEQRVEAPLVRLGILRSSSLVRANFAAMALFGGWIGFQFIAMLYMQQLRGWSPLHAGLSIFPAGVIVAVLAPRLQLLIERFGIPRLIIVGLASTVTAYSLFLPIGHGSSYAAAMLPTFLLAGLGFGLAYGPLNMAATNGIAPHEQGLAGGLLNTSFQFGGALVLAIVTAVNNAASKGGHTSTTLLHGFKTAIIVSVVAASIGVATSLLRRMGETGPDTVVEVRETQAA
- a CDS encoding helix-turn-helix transcriptional regulator, giving the protein MSNKKSKDETSVLTVLQALSDPVRLDIVRQLAGCSDDCGMTCGSIEIPVTKATGTHHFKVLLAAGITTEREEGNRKYIRLRREELNDRFPGLIDLVLNSE
- a CDS encoding helix-turn-helix transcriptional regulator, which codes for MAGENLIGEYLRARRQLVRPKDVGLPAVEGRRRVPGLRRGEVALLAGVSTDYYIRLEQGRDQHPSPQVLDALARALQLDDDATAHLHRLASRPRPRRRRNQRPEKVPAGIVQLIESWTDTPAAVENRYTDVLVANPLAIALFPHFFAVGTNLVRAVFLDPHVRDLHQDWEWLTQAAVAHLRAQVGPDMDDPGLNELVGELSVRSERFRQLWARHDARPKRSGTVAIDHPLIGPMELSFQKLPIPDTDHQTLTLYHVAPGSPSAQALSLLAAMVAGDPHDTHPTTPDETSDDLALSR
- a CDS encoding ACT domain-containing protein, whose product is MNSVVRIRLCLADRAGALGQVATVIGLHGGNILSVDVHSTDGASAVDDFVVEFQTEPSHDDLGTDLSMTAAATIVQMEPAQSVDVVTAVLDALERGARTRTDTGNVSVQAGEAGLELIDSLAAVCPATEWSVVEQTPDDPDNDPGFAESDVGPQLVVPIPGSADALMGRRPATMDFTVTEKARVDAVIRLWECMNVTGVE
- a CDS encoding alpha/beta fold hydrolase, producing MGALPSFSEVEGTATDDRLRWFQTEVQGRRAVGAVGGRQGPPVLFLHGWALGSYTYKRALSRLVSRGCRVYAPALPSFGGTAGLPSSETTLDGYAGWVAEFMCTVGVDEPAMVIGHSFGGGVGIKLAAQHPDLVSYLVLLNAVGGVSPRPPWDWVSGFARELWPLTSTVELIGAVRSDLVPTLTGNPCGVLRTALLAQQADLREEARELRAEGLPVLVLTSQGDAVVPRAAFETLCNAIGTQGRVVKGGHTWMLADPDSFAASIAPVLDGLIASDRRSRAASTASDLSVLLATMQMPRRLASDLVRKAPPLWLLSDSPSVLAADLALCHPKLRPHEVRAVARPIVDSDAVRLAILTTDRKGLLADSAGVLAASGLSILHASAATWTRRNLALHSFIIDGGQSLTDERWNELGRRLQVMAATVPLPGARTSAPEHVTSHGGGGDRLLVTITVRDEPGALSNLCRKFSDHGINIESLHARSAGGRAIDTFLVSGIKDSAQVSNIFEAESWSAPRSPIVDRRVNQRNWDPNRRPSSARLKVVVS
- a CDS encoding urease accessory protein UreD; translation: MSQCSAASLRLGRGDGGIPIVEQLRCSGALYFRPTEWGVWMVGAGAHPIGGDRLSVRLTVAAGCNAEVRSTSATLARKGPGPGCERSAMVINVRIGREATLMWNPEPGVAAAGSDHVADTRIRMGDGARLAWRDEFVIGRHGEEPGTWRSRLRIAGAGSVLLSSDTAAGPRAPGWRSSAVLDGARAISTLVVIDPLRKFGAATQESRGTTRALALPLAAQGVQVVAWGQELSDCREAVESLACRVRATS